The Armatimonadota bacterium DNA window CATATACTTTCGATCAATGAAGAGAAGTCGCGCACAAAGACTGTGTCGAGCTCTACGATTCCGAAAGGAAAAGTCAAGCTCAATGACATGGTGATATTCAGCCGCCAGTTCGCGACTATGATCGACGCAGGTATAGCCATCGTCAGGTGTCTGGATATCCTGGAGGGTCAGACCAAGGACCCGGTCCTGAAACCCGTAATCGCACAGTGCAAAAAAGACGTCAAGGGCGGCTTGAGCCTTACAGACGCCTTCGGCAAGCACCCGAACGTGTTCTCGCGATTGTATGTGAACATGGTCAAGGCAGCGGAGACCGGCGGTATTCTTGACAAGATTCTCGAAAGGCTCTCGGGATTTCTTGAAAGCGAACAGGAGATACGCGGCAAGATCAAATCGGCTATGGTCTACCCGATATTGGTCTTGAGTTTCGCCGTGATCATGGTTATTGCGCTCTTTTTGTTCGTCCTGCCGAAGTTTAAGGAAATCTTCGACTCGATGGGTGTAGAGATGCCTGCTGCAACCAAGATGCTCTTTGCCCTGAGTGATATCGCGGTGAAGTTCTGGTATTTGGCGCCGATCCTGATTGTGGGCGGAGGATTTGCCTATAAGTGGTATAAGGGCACAGAAAGCGGCGCATGGCAGATCGACATGCTGAAGCTAAAGTTTCCGGTTATAGGCGAACTCGTGCAGAAAATGGCAATCTCGCGCTTCTCACGCACGTTCGCTACACTGATTGCCAGTGGTGTTCCGATGATGCGTTCACTGGAGATAGTGGGAGAGACATCGGGCAATCGTGTAATTGCACACACGATAGAAAGCGCCAGAAACGCGATCAGGGAAGGACAGAAGATCAGCACTCCGTTGGCGGTAAGCGGACTTTTCCCGGCAATGGTCACGCATATGATCGACATCGGAGAAGAGACCGGCAGACTCTCAGAGATGCTTGCCAAAGTTTCCGACTTTTACGATCAGGAGGTCGATAATGCCGTCAAGGGCCTGACCTCTATGATCGAGCCTTGTCTGATCGTTATGATGGGCGGCCTGGTCGGTTTTATCGCTATCTCTATCATGGCGCCTATATTCAAGCTGATCAGCTCGGTAAGTTAAGAAACGTGATGTGAGAATTGTAATAAATACTAAATATCAAATACTAAATCCTAAATCTAAAAAATCATCTTGTGAGGAAAAACATGCGGATGGGAAGCAGCCGAAAATTAAGCGAAGATGAAATCCAGGATCGCCTGACCCAATATGCGCAGAATCCGGATTCTAAAATAAGGGACGAGATAGTCCTTCAATATGCCAACCTGGTCGAAAGCATTGGCCGGAGGTTCATGGGCGCTTGCGAGCCTCTGGAAGACTTGGTCCAGGAAGGATATGTTGGGCTGATCACATCCGTTGATAAATATGACGGCGATAAGGGCGTCAAATTCTCTACATATGCGACTCACTTCATCGTCGGTCAGATCAAACACTACCTGCGCGATAAGGGTAAAATAATCAAAGAACCCGCATGGCTGCAGGAACTCAATCAGAAGATGACTCGCGTGATCGAATCGTTGAACCAGCAGCACAATCGGCAGCCCAATGAAAAAGAGATTGCCGAGATGATGCAGATGCCGGAAAGCACGGTGCGCGAGATGCTGACCACGCGTGAGGTGTTTAAGGTGACCTCGCTCGACGGTGAAAAAGACGAAGGCTCAGGCCCTAAAGAGGAAGAGAAGGTCTCGGACCAGAAGCTGGTCACGTTCCAACTTCCGCTGGAAGATAAGATCGTTTTGGAGTCCGCACTCGATCGGCTCAAGGATATCGAGCAGCAAGTGATTGCTGATCATTTCTATAAGGGACTTAATCAGACCGAAATAGCGAAAAAGCTGGACATAAGCTGCAACTACGTCTCGCACATTCTGCGCAACGGCACAAAGAAGCTTCGCAAGATCCTTGCGACCGACGAGATCCGAGACGCGCAAATGCAGCGCACGCATATATCCAAGCGTAAACCAGGTGAAAATACAGCCGATTCGATGAGCGTGATCGACTCCACCACAGGACTCTACAATCGCCAATATTTCCTGGAGAGACTCAACGAGGAGATCAGCCGGGCTTATCGCGACAACCATAAGCTCTCCATCCTGCTGCTGGATGTTCAGTTGCCTGATGATCTGGACCGGTGTGTGCGCATGGTCCGGATGGATGACTACCTGTACAACTTGGGGCAGGCTATGCGTGAACAAGTGCGCAAGATGGATCTTGTAGCCCGCTTTGGTGAGACCTCGTTCGCATTCCTGCTTCCGCACACGGCTACCCACGCGCAGCATGTGGCGGACAGAATCTCCGGGATCGTCGGATCTACCGGAATGGAATCCGGTCGAAAAGGCTCCAAAGTGATCGGCTCTGCTAACGTGGGAATAGCAAAATATCCGGCGGACGCATTCACTGCCGAGGACATGCTCGAAAAAGCATTGAAAAACATGGGCCTTACCCTGGGACAACTGACTGGCGAAAATAGACCTCAGCTAAAGAAAGCTGCATGAGTTTGACCCGAATGTAGCGCTGTGTTATAATCGCGTTAAGTTCGATGGGCTTGTTTTCAGCGCAGCGGAGCGGCGCATGTCGCGCCATTTTCTTTGAAGGCCCCTAAAGCGAGGTAATAGATTTGAACGCCGATGCAAAATCCCACCAAGCGCAAATAGAAGAGCTTGAAAGGCAGCTAAAGGAAAAAGATGTAGCCATTGGCGCACTTGAACAGGCCAACAAGCGTCTTGAAGAACGCCTTAAGGAAAATGAAGCGGGCGCATCCGGCCCGACACCCCTTACAGAACTTGAAGAGACACTTAAACGCCTGGTGACCAGGATCAGCATGATCCTTCAGGCCGAAAAGTGCGTCTTCATGCTTTTTGACAAGGATTCAGGTGAGCTTCAGGCAGCAAAGCCCGGTGTCGGCATCTCCGACGAACAGATCAAACTCTTCAAAGTCTCCGCAACGGATGGAGTCTCAGGCGAGGTGTTCAGAGGGCAGAAACCGATAATCCTCTATGATGCTATCAACGATCCGCGCACGGTTAAAGAGAGCGTAGCTCTGCTTGGAATAACTAACGGCGTTTGTGTGCCCCTGGTAATCGAAAAGCGCGACGAAGACACCAACAAGATCCTGGAACGCAAGATTATCGGCACCATGTGGGTCTTCAACAAGCGCTACGGCAACGTTTTCATCCAGGAAGACGTAAACCTCCTCGACAGGCTCTCGCGCAACGCGGCTTCGGTCATCGCGAGCGCGCAGATGTATCGCGAGGTCGTCAAAGAGAAAGAAGAGCTCGAACACGTAATCGAGAGCGTATATGCCGGTATCATAATGGTCCACAACAGCGGCAGGCTGATGCAGGTGAATCCATCGGCGCGAGAAATGCTGGGGCTTGACGATGATACAAAACTCGCAGGCGATTACAAGACCGCAATTGAAAACGAAATCATTCGAGACGTAATAACCAAAGCCTTTGAAGAAACCAGCGAGGTACAGGAGGAAATATCACTTCCTGATTTCAACTCCGAAGAAGAGGGAGCTGAACGCTTTTATCAAGTCCAGACAGCCATCGTAAAAAGTGAGGACCAGTCTAACATCGGGATAGTCGCCATCTTTAACGATATAACCGACATTCGCGCTATCGAGAGGATGAAGACGGCATTTGTCTCAACAGTCTCTCACGAGCTGCGCACACCGCTCACCTCCATCAAAGGTTTCATATCCACTCTGCTTCAGGACACTGAAGGATTCTATGATAAGGATACGGTCCACGAATTCTACACAATTATCGACCAGGAATGCGACCGTCTGACAAGACTTATCAGCGACCTGCTCAACGTCTCCAGGATTGAAGCAGGACGCGCTCTGGACCTCAACCCCGAGCCGGTCAACGTTACGGATGCGGTCGAAAGAGTAGTCGCGGTCCAAAGGTCATACACCACTAAGCATCAGATCGAGATGGATCTCGACGACGATATGCCGACCATTGTGGCTGACCAGGACAAGTTCGTCCAGATCCTTACAAACCTCACCAATAACGCTATCAAATACTCGCCCAACGGCGGCACGGTCACCGTTAAAGGCAGGAAACTCGACGGCAAGATCCGTATGTCCATTGAGGACCAGGGTATGGGCATTCCCAAGGAACACCTGCCCAAGGTATTTGACCGGTTCCACCGAGTCGATAACCGCGACACACGCAAAGTCGGCGGCACTGGAATCGGCCTCTATCTGGTCAAGCACTTCGTCGAGGCGCACGGCGGCAAGATATGGGTCGAAAGCGAAGTCGGAGTAGGCTCGCAGTTCATCTTTGAGATGCCGCTTTGCCCGCCGCAGTTTGTCGAAGAGATGATGGAAAACGACGGCAATAGCGGGACCAAAAGTGACCAGCCCGGAATGCGACCGAAGAACATCGGAGAAGAAGCGCCCGCGGCAAATTAGTAATGGTTGAAAGTCAAAAAGTTAGAAAGTCAAAAAGTTGAGGCAGGCTGTCCGTTACTTTTTGACTTTTTGACATTATGACTTTTTGACTCAATACTTCGAGGTGATTGGATGGATAATGACGCTGACCTGAAAAAAAGCCTGTCAATGGGTCTGGAAGATGCGCTAAACGCGCAGTTGGTCCCTGGTGAGAATATCATCATATCATTGCCGGGAAGTTTTGGAGAGGCGCTTGCAGCATCCGATAAGCGCGTATTCGTTATAAGGGACTGCGACACGGGTCTTAATGCCCAATGCAAGGTCTTCAGCTATCTGATACCCGATATCGCCAGTGTGGATGTCGCATCATCGGGAACAGGCGGATATATTGAACTGGCGCTGCGCAAACCGGTCGCCGACCCCGAAGAAGCGCGAGTCTATTTTCCGTCTTACGACCTCGCCATCTTTCAGACTGCAGCCGATTATATCAACAAGACTGCATCCTCCGCGCAAACACCGTCATCCACTGCGGCAGCGACTCTCACCGGCGCAGCAGGCAACAAATGCCCCAAGTGTGGAGCGGCAGTTGAGGAATATTCCATCTTTTGTGGCTCATGTGGGGAGCAGTTGAGGCAGATATGCGCCGAGTGCTCGGCCTCATCCCCTGCAGGCGCACAGTATTGCTCCCACTGCGGACGCAAGCTTATCGCGTTCAACCCGACCTGCCCAAAATGCGGCGCGCGAATACTTGGATGGATGAGGTATTGCGCCGACTGTGGCTCGATGCTGGAGCAAGTGTGCGTGGCATGCGGAGTTGCAATACGACCGGGATGGACACACTGCGCAAACTGCGGCAGGCTTCTCGGTTCGGACAGGCTCGACCCCCGATCAGCAATGAATGCTCAGCGCAGGCTTCAGGAGCTTCGCGATTCGGAATCACAAACGGCAAAACCCACACCACCACCTGCGCCGGAACCCGAACCGGCAGCCTCACAAATGGTTGCAGAAGATTACAACAAACGCGGTCTCAAGTTCTTTGAAGACGGCGAGTTGGAGCAGGCAGTGCGTGAGTTCAAAACGGCAGTCGAACTGGAGCCGGGCAACGCCTCATATCACTGCAACCTGGCAGTAGCTTACGATGAAAAGGACGAAGACGATACTGCTTTTGCCGAATACTCAAAGACTCTGGAACTGGCCCCAAACGATCTGACTGCACTGCTTTCGCTTGGGTATATGTATAACGAACACGAAGAACATTCCAAAGCCGAAGAAGTCTGGAACAAAATCCTTGCAATAGCGCCCGACAGCGCCGAAGCGCAGGAAGTCAGAGACAACCTCCGGCACCAAGAACAACTGTGAAATTCAGTATTTAGTATTTGAGATTTAGTATTTGATGTGTATTTGGCGGGAGGCGGATTATGGAGTTTAGCGAGCTTATTGTAAAGCGATACAGCGTGCGCATGTATAGGCCTGAGCCTGTCGAAGACGATAAGCTGCAAAAGGTGCTTGATGCGGCGCGGCTGGCTCCATCGGCATGCAATATCCAGCCGTTCAAGCTGATTGTGGTCAAAACGCGTGGCAGAGAAAACGAGCTTCGAAGAATATATAAAGCCGACTGGTTCGTTCATGCGCCGTTAATTATCTGCGGATGCACAGTTCCATCGCAAGCATGGGTCCGCAAATATGACAACAAGAACCATGCCGATATCGATCTTGCAATCGCCATGGACCATCTGATACTCGCCGCCACAGACCTTGGTCTGGGCACATGCCCGATAGCAGCATTCGACCCTGACGCCGCTCGCGAGGTCTTGAATATACCCGATAATCTGGTTCCGGTCATATTCACCCCGCTGGGATATCCGGCAGATGCGCCCAGAGAAAAGCAGCGTAAAACACTAGAAGAACTGGTGATTATGGGTTAGTCCGTCGTTTGGCCTTCGCCGTCCTTGGTCTCTTCTTCTGAAGCGCCTTCTTTGCCGCGCGCCTTTTGATAGTCGCACTCCTGGTTTGTGCAGCGATAGCCTGTCAATCGGCCTCTATACCGCCGCTCGCCCAAAAGACTGCCGCACTGGGGACATTTCTTGTTGGTAGGTTTGTCCCAGGAGACCCATGAGCACTCCGGATAACGATTGCAGCCGTAGAAAATCTTGCCCTTTTTAGACTTCTTCTCTAAAATTTCGCCCTCGCCGCAGGCCGGGCACTTAACGTCCACAGGCTTTGTAAGCGGCGCGGTGGTCTTGCATTCGGGATAGCCCGCGCATCCCAGGAACTCGCCAAACCGGCCCTCGCGGATCAGCATCTTCTTACCGCAGTTGGGGCAGACCTGATCGCTTTCTTTAGGCTGAATCTTAACCCGCTCCATATTTTCTTGAGCCTCTTCCAGGTCCTTCTCAAACGGACCGTAGAACTCACTCAAGAGCTGCACCCAGTCAAGCCGGCCTTCCTCGACATTATCGAGTTTGGTCTCGACACCGGCGGTGAACTCCACGTCCATGATCGCGGGAAAATGCTTCACGAGCTGATCGGTTACGATGAAGCCCAGCTCTGTCGGGAAAAACTTCTTCTCCTTCAGCTCGACATATTTGCGGTCTTGAATTGTAGATATGATGCTTGCGTAGGTGCTCGGCCTGCCGATGCCCTTCTCTTCGAGAGTTTTCACTAGGGTGGCTTCGGTATAGCGAGGCGGCGGCTCGGTAAAATGCTGCTCCGGCAGCAGTTCGCGCAGGTCGAGTATCTGACCCTCCACCATAGGCGGCAGAGGTGGCTGCTCCTCGTCGGCGACGACCTTGTCATCGTCCTTGCCCTCGGTATATACCTTCATGAACCCCTGGAACTTGATTGTAGAGCCTGTCGCGCGGAAAGTCATTCCAGCAGCCTCTATATCCACGGATACCACATCGAACACAGCCGGAGACATCTGGCTGGCCATGAAGCGCTGCCAGATCAGCCGGTAGAGCTTGTATTGGTCGTTATTTAAGAAGTGTCTGATCTCGTCAGGGTGGCGCATTACTGAAGTAGGGCGGATCGCTTCGTGCGCATCCTGCGCGCCTTTTCGAGAGACCTGCCTGGGTTTTTCGGGCATATACGTCTGGCCGTATGTCTTGGCTATATAATCGCGCGCCTCTTCCTGCGCTTCTTTGGCTACTCGTGTGGAGTCCGTTCTCATGTAGGTGATAAGCCCTACGGCTCCATGCTCGCCCAGCTCGATACCCTCATAGAGCTGCTGAGCGATCATCATTGTGCGCCGGGCGCCATAGCCGAGTTTACGAGAAGCCTCCTGCTGCAGTGTGCTGGTGATAAAGGGAGGCGCGGGGTTGCGCTTGCGCTCGCTCTTTTTAATGCCTTTTACTACATAATCAGCGCCTTCAAGAGCCTTGAGCAGATCGTCGGCTTCCCGCTGGTTGTGAATTTCCAGCTTCTCGCCGTCTTTGAGCGCCAGTTTCGCGTTGAAAAGATGCTCTTTTTCTTTGGGAGTAAGCGAGGCTGTAATGGACCAGTACTCCACCGGCACGAAAGCAAGTATTTCTCGCTCGCGATCACATATAAGCCGCACGGCTACCGACTGCACCCTACCCGCGCTCAGGTTTCGCTTAATTTTGCGCCAGAGTAGAGGGCTGAGCTTGTAGCCAACCAGACGGTCCAGCACGCGGCGAGCCTGCTGCGCATTTACCAGGTCGATATTTATCTCATGCGCACTTTGCAGAGCTTCCGTAACGGCGGTCTTGGTGATCTCATTGAACTGGATTCTCTTGGCGTCTTTGAGCTTCAAGGACTCCTGCAGATGCCAGGCAATCGCTTCCCCTTCGCGATCAGGGTCCGAAGCGAGATATACGATGTCGGCTTTGCTGGCGGCTGCTTTAATTTTTTTGAGCACGTCTCGCCTCTCGGGAATCGAAACGTATTGAGGCTCGAATTTGTTCTCTACATCCACGCCGAGCTTACTTTTGGGCAGATCGCGAACGTGGCCCATACTCGCTTCGATTGTATAGTCCGGACCAAGAAAATTTTTAAGAGTCTTGGTCTTGGCCGGAGACTCGACTATGATCAATGATTTGGACATCTATTGTCTTACCTTTTGTCTTTCTTGCAATATGATTCCCTGCAGGGTTTGTTGCCAAACGGCCGGGGATTTACACTCAAAATATGTCCTGTGAGGCTTTATAGGGCACGGAGAGTGATAATAGCACAACTAAGAAGACCTGTCAAACGTTGTTGCGATAGAATCGTCCGAATGCTATAATGCCCTAGAAAACCGTGCGACAATAGTTCCGGGCTCTTAGCCCCCTATTCTCCGCTCTCGGCTATTAAAAGGAGTGCAAGACAAGTCGTGCTGAAAAGAATTATTTCGGCGTTAGTTTGTATTCCATTCGCCGTTATCTTAATATTCTACCCGAAGGGCCTGCCGTTTGCAGTCGCGATTGGCCTGGTCTCAATCCTCGGTGCGCATGAGTTCTACAGCGGCGTTCGCAAACTTGGGACGCAGCCAGTGGAATGGGCGGGGCTTGCGGCTGTGGCGCTTTTTGTCGTCTCGGCGCGCACCTATGGCCCAAGCACAATCGGCTCAATCTTCCCCGCAGTCCTCACTCTTTTACTGATCCTTTCATTCTGTGTGGAGATAATCCGTCACAAGCACGCGCCTCTTGCCAATGTGGGCGCAACCGTTTTCGGCGCTATATATGTAGGCTGGCTGATAATGCACCTGGTCGTGCTCAGGGGGATCGAGGGGACGATCACGGTCGGAGGGTATACCAAGGAAGCAGGGGCATGGCTGGTTATGTTCACATTCCTGGCAACCTGGGCGTCCGACACAAGTGCATACTTTGTAGGTAAATTTCTCGGCAAGACAAAAATCGCGCCGACCTTAAGCCCCAACAAGACTGTCGAAGGCTCAATAGGCGGATTTGTGGGAGCGGTGGTTTTGTCGGTAGGCGTTGGAATGATCATTCATTTGCCATGGTA harbors:
- a CDS encoding phosphatidate cytidylyltransferase, giving the protein MLKRIISALVCIPFAVILIFYPKGLPFAVAIGLVSILGAHEFYSGVRKLGTQPVEWAGLAAVALFVVSARTYGPSTIGSIFPAVLTLLLILSFCVEIIRHKHAPLANVGATVFGAIYVGWLIMHLVVLRGIEGTITVGGYTKEAGAWLVMFTFLATWASDTSAYFVGKFLGKTKIAPTLSPNKTVEGSIGGFVGAVVLSVGVGMIIHLPWYHGLALGMIFGVLSQLGDLSESGIKREIGIKDFGNVMPGHGGILDRFDSMLFAGPAMYYYVVLFLRQWLG
- a CDS encoding sigma-70 family RNA polymerase sigma factor, which translates into the protein MRMGSSRKLSEDEIQDRLTQYAQNPDSKIRDEIVLQYANLVESIGRRFMGACEPLEDLVQEGYVGLITSVDKYDGDKGVKFSTYATHFIVGQIKHYLRDKGKIIKEPAWLQELNQKMTRVIESLNQQHNRQPNEKEIAEMMQMPESTVREMLTTREVFKVTSLDGEKDEGSGPKEEEKVSDQKLVTFQLPLEDKIVLESALDRLKDIEQQVIADHFYKGLNQTEIAKKLDISCNYVSHILRNGTKKLRKILATDEIRDAQMQRTHISKRKPGENTADSMSVIDSTTGLYNRQYFLERLNEEISRAYRDNHKLSILLLDVQLPDDLDRCVRMVRMDDYLYNLGQAMREQVRKMDLVARFGETSFAFLLPHTATHAQHVADRISGIVGSTGMESGRKGSKVIGSANVGIAKYPADAFTAEDMLEKALKNMGLTLGQLTGENRPQLKKAA
- a CDS encoding type II secretion system F family protein, yielding MSTFVYSALDPSGKTVKGKVDAESEQLVLSKLHEQRYHILSINEEKSRTKTVSSSTIPKGKVKLNDMVIFSRQFATMIDAGIAIVRCLDILEGQTKDPVLKPVIAQCKKDVKGGLSLTDAFGKHPNVFSRLYVNMVKAAETGGILDKILERLSGFLESEQEIRGKIKSAMVYPILVLSFAVIMVIALFLFVLPKFKEIFDSMGVEMPAATKMLFALSDIAVKFWYLAPILIVGGGFAYKWYKGTESGAWQIDMLKLKFPVIGELVQKMAISRFSRTFATLIASGVPMMRSLEIVGETSGNRVIAHTIESARNAIREGQKISTPLAVSGLFPAMVTHMIDIGEETGRLSEMLAKVSDFYDQEVDNAVKGLTSMIEPCLIVMMGGLVGFIAISIMAPIFKLISSVS
- the topA gene encoding type I DNA topoisomerase, whose protein sequence is MSKSLIIVESPAKTKTLKNFLGPDYTIEASMGHVRDLPKSKLGVDVENKFEPQYVSIPERRDVLKKIKAAASKADIVYLASDPDREGEAIAWHLQESLKLKDAKRIQFNEITKTAVTEALQSAHEINIDLVNAQQARRVLDRLVGYKLSPLLWRKIKRNLSAGRVQSVAVRLICDREREILAFVPVEYWSITASLTPKEKEHLFNAKLALKDGEKLEIHNQREADDLLKALEGADYVVKGIKKSERKRNPAPPFITSTLQQEASRKLGYGARRTMMIAQQLYEGIELGEHGAVGLITYMRTDSTRVAKEAQEEARDYIAKTYGQTYMPEKPRQVSRKGAQDAHEAIRPTSVMRHPDEIRHFLNNDQYKLYRLIWQRFMASQMSPAVFDVVSVDIEAAGMTFRATGSTIKFQGFMKVYTEGKDDDKVVADEEQPPLPPMVEGQILDLRELLPEQHFTEPPPRYTEATLVKTLEEKGIGRPSTYASIISTIQDRKYVELKEKKFFPTELGFIVTDQLVKHFPAIMDVEFTAGVETKLDNVEEGRLDWVQLLSEFYGPFEKDLEEAQENMERVKIQPKESDQVCPNCGKKMLIREGRFGEFLGCAGYPECKTTAPLTKPVDVKCPACGEGEILEKKSKKGKIFYGCNRYPECSWVSWDKPTNKKCPQCGSLLGERRYRGRLTGYRCTNQECDYQKARGKEGASEEETKDGEGQTTD
- a CDS encoding ATP-binding protein, which codes for MNADAKSHQAQIEELERQLKEKDVAIGALEQANKRLEERLKENEAGASGPTPLTELEETLKRLVTRISMILQAEKCVFMLFDKDSGELQAAKPGVGISDEQIKLFKVSATDGVSGEVFRGQKPIILYDAINDPRTVKESVALLGITNGVCVPLVIEKRDEDTNKILERKIIGTMWVFNKRYGNVFIQEDVNLLDRLSRNAASVIASAQMYREVVKEKEELEHVIESVYAGIIMVHNSGRLMQVNPSAREMLGLDDDTKLAGDYKTAIENEIIRDVITKAFEETSEVQEEISLPDFNSEEEGAERFYQVQTAIVKSEDQSNIGIVAIFNDITDIRAIERMKTAFVSTVSHELRTPLTSIKGFISTLLQDTEGFYDKDTVHEFYTIIDQECDRLTRLISDLLNVSRIEAGRALDLNPEPVNVTDAVERVVAVQRSYTTKHQIEMDLDDDMPTIVADQDKFVQILTNLTNNAIKYSPNGGTVTVKGRKLDGKIRMSIEDQGMGIPKEHLPKVFDRFHRVDNRDTRKVGGTGIGLYLVKHFVEAHGGKIWVESEVGVGSQFIFEMPLCPPQFVEEMMENDGNSGTKSDQPGMRPKNIGEEAPAAN
- a CDS encoding nitroreductase family protein, translating into MEFSELIVKRYSVRMYRPEPVEDDKLQKVLDAARLAPSACNIQPFKLIVVKTRGRENELRRIYKADWFVHAPLIICGCTVPSQAWVRKYDNKNHADIDLAIAMDHLILAATDLGLGTCPIAAFDPDAAREVLNIPDNLVPVIFTPLGYPADAPREKQRKTLEELVIMG
- a CDS encoding zinc ribbon domain-containing protein; protein product: MDNDADLKKSLSMGLEDALNAQLVPGENIIISLPGSFGEALAASDKRVFVIRDCDTGLNAQCKVFSYLIPDIASVDVASSGTGGYIELALRKPVADPEEARVYFPSYDLAIFQTAADYINKTASSAQTPSSTAAATLTGAAGNKCPKCGAAVEEYSIFCGSCGEQLRQICAECSASSPAGAQYCSHCGRKLIAFNPTCPKCGARILGWMRYCADCGSMLEQVCVACGVAIRPGWTHCANCGRLLGSDRLDPRSAMNAQRRLQELRDSESQTAKPTPPPAPEPEPAASQMVAEDYNKRGLKFFEDGELEQAVREFKTAVELEPGNASYHCNLAVAYDEKDEDDTAFAEYSKTLELAPNDLTALLSLGYMYNEHEEHSKAEEVWNKILAIAPDSAEAQEVRDNLRHQEQL